In Anopheles arabiensis isolate DONGOLA chromosome 2, AaraD3, whole genome shotgun sequence, the genomic window AGGTCAGCATACCTGGCAGAGATCCGATACCAGCACCACCGACACCGGCGCCACCGGTCGCTGCCCCGCCGGCACCGGGACCCGATCCGCCCGATCCTCCGATCATTCCAACACCGCCCAGCGCCGCCGTAGGGTTCAACGGTATAGCCAAACGAGCATTGACCGCTAACAGATGATCTCTTCGTGCGACCAAATTGTTGACGTGCTCTTCCAGCCGAATGTTCTCGCTCCGCAGCTGATGGAGACAGGACAGCAGAGAGGCAACTGCAAgatgaaagaagaagaaaaaaggcatGTTAGTGGGGCGTGTGCGGGTCGATCGGTGCACGGTTTAGGGTGGCATTACTGTCGAAGTGTTGCGCTTGTTCCATAAGAAACTGAGATCCTTGTTCCCATTGCCGCTCCAGCAGTTGCTCCAAGCTTTGCGGAGTGTTCCCGTTCGCCGTCGCCGTAGCACCGCCCGTTAGCATCGAGCTTAACGAGTTACCGCCACCTCCCGCTCCCACAGGCATCGATTGGGAATTGTTTGTGCGattctgaaataaaatttcgATAACCATGAGTACATTGTAACGACGACATGACATGCTTGCTCCTAACGTAAAAACCACGAAACGTGCCCCTACCTTTCCCGGGAACTGTGGTCCCATCAGTGTCGGCACCGCATCGATCGGACCGGGTACGTACGCGTGCGCCTCGATCTCCATGCTCAGCTGGTCGGACATTTTCTGCGCCACGCTACTGCTCGGATTCAGCTGATTACCCAACATATGGGTAGCCGACACGACCGAACCGCCGGCGGCCGCACTACTGCTGCCTCCGTTCTGAAACAGTTTGCCATCCTTGGCATCGGCGCTTCCACCAGCCACGATCGAAGCCGGCACAATCGATGGTCCACCGGTCTGTCCTGCTACCGATGTCGTTGGCACTGCCCCGGCACCACTGTTCACGGCCGCCGCATTTGAAGACATCTTACGGTTGCGTTTCGTTCCCCGACCGCTAACGATCGCTGTGCCGGCGGTACTGCCGCCCGCATCCGATCCGGGCGAGCTCGGGGGAGAATCCTTGACCTGCGGGGCCGCAATCACGCTGCCGCTACTGCCCATCATCGATGCGGTCGATACTGCGGCCAACGGGTTCGTGGGCTGAGCCTCGTACGAGAACTTTagccctcctcctcctccaccggAACTACCACCGTACGACGAGGAAGAGGCCGCCGTCATCGTCGAGCTCATGCTGTAAGGGACACCGCCGCTGGATACGATCATTTCCGGCGTTCTGGAAGTAGATGGCGATGGCGAAAGTTCAACGATTGATGGATGATGCGAAGCCCCCCGGTGCTTTTTGTTCGGATTGGCAGCCGCTGTTACGATGGTACcgccgctactgctgctgctgctactgttagATAGATTATGGTTGCTTCCGGTGCTGTTGTTAGTATTACTGTTGCCGGCGGTGCCACTCAGGTTGCCGCTATTGCtactgatgatggtggtgttttTACTGTTACTGTTGTTGCCACTattgctactgctgttgctggtggtggtgatgtttgTGGtgttggtagtggtggtggtagtgataGTGGAGGTGTTATTATTGCTACTAAGGTTGTTACTGTTGCTACTAATACTAATACTactgttgccgctgttgcCACTGCCCGACAGCACACTGTGCGAACCAGAACCGCCTCCGTgatactgttgttgttgatgatggtggtggtgctgctgctgttggtgaaAGCTTTCCATGTTGCTACCGTTATTGGTGTTTTGATGAGATTTAATACTGGCGCTACTGTTGCTGCTAGCGTTTTGAGAGTAGCCGGAAATGATCCCACCActagtgtggtggtggtggtgctggtgctggtagCTCTGTGATCCACCGTGACTGCCCGCCATTTCGATGACCGGATGTACACCGGCGGACGATGATCCACCATCGTTcctggcagcagcagaagtGGAAGAATTGTTAGAGTGGGCAGTAGAGGAAGTAGAAGAGGAAGCAGACATTGAAGCGATTGAAGATGTGGCAACagaagcagcggcagcagcagcagcagcagtagcccCAGGCCCGGTATTGGAAGCGACAGATGAAATGGTAGATGTTACATTCGAAGCGTTACTGTTTGCAATTGCACTAGATGAATGCTGCGACGAAGCAGAATGCGAACTGCCCGTGGAATAGTGAAGCGACGACGGTGCGGCAGAAGTACCACCGCCCGACGAAAGCTTGTCGCCCATCGCAGCGGAATGTTGCTGATGGTGCGAATGTtggtgatgttgatgatgctgttggtgatggtgctgctgctgctgctgctgcggctggtggtggtgatggtggtgagaatgttgctgttgttgttgttgctgctgctggtgaggTGTCaaatgttgatgatggtggctGTTCTGGGAGGAAGAGTTTCCCACGACCACCGACGCTGTGGCGGATCCGGTTCCTGCTGCCATCGAGAGCACGCTACCATTGTTGCTGGCATTGTTACCGCCGGCCGCGGGCGCATTACTACCACCGGACGACGATGGATGATACTGTGATGGTGAGTGGTCATCGACATTACGATCCACGGCCGGTCCGTACGAGTAGGACTGCCCactaccgccaccaccgccatggGAAGAACGTCGTGAAGGTGATGGAGACGACCCACGGCGATGCGATCCACCGCTTGCTGAGGATTCTATCCCGATCGAAGGTGATCCACGATCTGGTGGTAATTGggactgttgttgttgttgctgctgttgttgctgctgttgctgtgaaCGCTTTTTGGATGTACGAgtttttccaccaccaccactaccaccactagaaacaccaccaccgacgccGGTGTTACCGGCACCACCGGTAGAGTTGTTTCCACCATTGCCACCACTACGTTCTCGCGAGTGTGATCTGCATGTGAGGAAGGTGAGATGGGGGGGATATTCCAGGGGAGAAGGTTTTGtgttataaaaacatattaatGCCAGCACACATGACCACACCGaggacaaaaaacaaaacggacaAGTAACAACAATTACGTTAACGGGCTTAATAGTTGACAGAATTCTAAATGGCAATGTAAGTATCGATTTGTGATGGGAGCGGTTCTTCTGAGCAGGTTAAGCCATTTCAAGGATACTGGACCTCTTAAAAACTAGCATctcaaaaataaaagaatagaAGAGGCTATTTGCATCTCTCAAGCTACTCGTTATTTGTTCCATCTTACAAATGATACATCAATCATGCCAAATAATAAAGAATACAGAACGAGACCGCAACTTCTAGAGATTTAGGAGGTATATCAATCGCTTTGGTGTGTTTTGGCAGTGTTATTGTGCTGAACGAACCACTCGTGCATCCGAAATCACTTCGAAAACACCATATCCACATAACGCTACAAACTTAAGCTAAATCAACGACGATAAGAAAGTCTAGTGCTGCAAcagaataaaatgaaaacacatAACATCATattttcgaaacaaaaaacccacaaaaagCTTCAGTACCATCGTAACAACGACCCGCGGTTACCTAGTTTAAAGTGAACATAGTAgaattgcaaaataataataataaaggcacacaacaaaatgcaaatacTTTCTGCTTCTCGAGGACGTAATTTTTGATGACGCGCATTAAATGTCCCGTTTGAAGCAGAAAGCACCCGATGTTCTTCTGCCGGTAAAAGGCGCCATAACAAATGCTAACTACCAACCAAACGGAAGCGTTTGCAACagtgagaaaaaagaaagaaagtgtcCTCACCCGTACCTGGACCGCCGGCCGGTGGACGCTTCCTCCTCCTGCAGGGCCGCTATCCGTGCGTTCGTCGTAGGCGCTTGCTTTTCGTAGCCAAACTTTAAtcctccgccgccgccaccgctgctgctATTGTCACCCGCGTGCAGTGTCGACGGTGAGGAGGTGCGTTGGATCGTACTCATCGGCACGGGCGACACACTTTGCAGCACCGTAGCGCCGCCGCCCGCAGGCGAAAGCAGATCCGGCTGCTGTGACTGGCTGTGGTGCAGGGAGGTTATAACGTTGGCACCACCGGTCGTCACGCCGGCCGGGGACGAGCGCATCGACGGTGACTGCCGTTCGAGATGATGGTGACCGATCGAAGGGCCGGAtgtggacgacgacgaggaaccggcggtggaggaggacgacgaagacgactgAATGATGTTCTGAGCCGTCGATTGCTGCTGGATCACGGGACTAGAGCGGTTCGTGCTGGCATTCTACGCACATTACAGGTGGAATAGAAAGAATGGggaaaagagcgagagagagagagagagagagagagagagagaaaacgaaAGCACGTAAGTAATGTTCGATACACCGTTGACAATAATTCCACCCTCCCACCGTTAGATACAATTCCTTTCGAGCAATCCAATCCTTCCTTCGCAAGATCACACAATCCCACACCCACCCCCATCCACCTGCGGTTCGAGTTACTGGCACTTACCATCAACTGATCACCTGCCCGGTGTGAAAtctgttggtacaagttgctaTTGCCACCACTGTTActattgctgttgttgttgttgttgatgtggctgccgccgccgccgccacctcGATCGCTACCTTGGTGATGTCCTGGTGAGACAATGTTCGGTGTACTGTTGCTATTGCTACTAGCGCTATGATTAacgttgctactgctgctgctgctgctgctactgccggtATGGCTGCTACTGTTACTATTGTTACTAGCGGGTAGATTAACTCCAGGTACGGTAGCCGTAGACAGCGGTACCGACACCACCAGGCTCGGTGTGTGCTGCGACGACGCTGGCTGCTGAGGCGAGTGAGGCGTTGGCTGCGAAAAAAAATGACCGAGATTGGACCGGGAAACATGAGTGCCAGGAACCAGGTAAGAGGAAAACTCCCCGTCTCTTCCCACCCTGTACTCTGTCCAGCCGTCCGTGCGTGCTACAAAGGCGGAGGCGGATGCTTTCGGCCCGGCCAAAGCTCAACAGATGCGCGTTGGCCACACGGTACCAAACGGTGAGCGCGCTGGAAGGAACTTTCCCCCCTGAAACGGCATTTCAACGGCATGTTTACGACCAAGCACACCCGAATGGTACCGTGTGCTGAGGAAGGGTACCCCGTCGCACCGGTAAAACACAAGGACAGGTATTGCTCGACAATGATTGCTCGCAAGAAGGATACTGTGCGCTtctcgggtgtgtgtgtatgtaggtGGACGGATTGGACAGTGATTTGTAACAGTGATTGTGGTCACAACagtggtggtgtttttgtgtgcgtgttcggGAGAAAGGATCGCCGGTAGAGAATTGCTATCCCACCACTACTTGCTTacctgatgatggtggtgttgctgctgttgctgctgttgctgatgcttgccggaggaggaggaggacgctGAAGACGATGAAGCGGATGAGATGATGCTCGATGTGTGCGCCGACTGGATGAGGTTGGGTGTGACATTTTGGAGGTTCGGTTCCGGCGCTGGCAACGCCGTTGCCGGATGGGGCAGCGGGGAGCTGGTTTCGGTTTTCGCCTGTAAGCAAACGCCAGAGCACAACGTTCCGGTTAGACAGCGTCGCAGCACGTACTCGCCGTCGAAGCGCAGTTTAAGCCAAACACGAACATCGTCGCCACTTTCGCGGCTGCTGCGCTccttatgttttttcttcttttcgcgACGTTCTTTCTTGTGGCTTTTGTGCTTGTGTGGCATCGCGTTCACGGGTAGCGCAACTAAATCACTCGCCACAGGGCGCCAACGGATTAGCTTTACAAGCTGTCACAGGCGTGTCACTTTCGAAAGCACTTGGTGCTGTATTTCGTGTATCACTATTTCACCTAGCATGGCACGGCATAGCATCTCCTCAATCGGACAGACACTACGAAGGCGCTAAATTAACGGTTCATCACGAGCAAACGAACTTTTATCGTGGTGCGCATGCCGCAACGGCAGAAGCTTTACGCGAAATGAGGAGCAGTTGTGCTACGCGAGAAGGCATCGTGCCGAATAATGTAAGCCAGCGTTGCAGCCGGCTCTACCCAGGGGCCGAGAGATTGAGCATTGAATCATATATACCACCACCATACACAGCACGGCACGGTACGGCACGGCATCGTGTATGTAAAGGAATCTCGTTTTTATAGACgctaacaaaacacacatttgtACCTACCGGTGTCCCCCTAGGACGTTCACCGAGAGCGGCCCGCTATAAACGTTGAACCCTGTGCGCATACGAGCTCGCTGAGCAAACACCGCACACCAAGACACAGCTTTTCTTCCCCCTTTTGAATAAAACCGTAAAAAAGGGCCGGCGCGCTCGGTCGATCCCTTCCCTATGTTGTGTGTGCTCCTTTGCTCCTTTTATCCTACCTTTCGACCGCTAGTCATGCTCTCGTATTACGTCGCAAGCGTTCCTTCCCTTCTGCGATTATCCTATCAATGCGGAATGATCGTACCGGGGCGGCGTACGTGCGGATAGGCACAGCAGCGACGGTATGCGGATATGCGAAtagcaataacaataaaaaaaggtgtgtatgtgcgaCCCTCCGGTATGGAGGACGATTTGCAAAAGGACGATATCCTTGCTACCCTTACCACTACATGCGCGCGGTTTTACCacctttcttcttctgctttccGAGTCCCTTTCCTACAGCGTTCACACTCTATAGGCaaagctgtgtttgtgtgacatTGAATATCCTtgggaaaaaaaacttcaccAAGGACGAGAGAAACAttgcacgcacacaagcaAACGTCCTCTTTTCCGGGTAGCAacttatgtgttttttttttttttaattcctacCCGATTTGTTGATATTTGTTTAAAGCGACCGTGCGCCACTCACCTTCTTCACACTCTTCTCGTGTGCTGCGATCGACGACGGATCAATGTGATCGTTTTTACTCAGCGACAATGGCACAAGCGATACGGCAACGTCCCTAATCAGGTCACTGGATGAAGGAACAACAGGAAACCATCGATTAAATGCCGTACATGGGTGTAATGTATCGTACTGTACTTGAAATGCTTACCGGTTAGCATCCAGCATCTCGCTACTGCTGACCGACGATGTTGATGTCGAGCGTGCATCGGCCTTTCGCTTCTTGCCGccgctactgctactactactcccGGTGGACGATCCACCTGTGGGGCCCGTGCTGCCACCGTACGAACCGCCCGAGCCACCGCTGCTCGCCCCGCCCGACCCTCCCATCGCCAGCTTGCCGCTCTCGATCACGGACGTGGAACCAGCGTTCCCGCTACCCGAGCCGGCATGATTGAACACCGACTCCGAATTGACGACGATCGTTTCGGTGAAGTTGCTCGAGGTGCTCATTTTTGCAATCGCTTCCTTGGACAGTGGTTCCTTCCCGCTGCCACCGGTGTGGTCCTGCGGCGGCTTAATGATGAGCGTCGTCGGAATCGCTGCCGGGGAGAGGGAAGCCGCCCGTCCCGATCCGACGCCGCTATTCGTTGACAGAGGGCCACCACCTTGActgctgccaccaccaccgccacttcCTTTATCGGGCTTATCAGAATGATGTTTGCTGGaggagttgctgctgctgccgctgctgctgctggagctacCTCCGGGTccactgccgccaccgcctGCGGTCGACGAGTAGCCACTTTGCGATGAAGATTGCGAGGACGCATTCGCACCCAGCGCACCCATCGACCCGGAAGAAGAACCGGCCGTCCCACCCATGTCGACATCCTTCGATTGGCTGGAGCTGCCACCGGCAGAACTGCTTGTACTTGTACTATTGTTAAAATTGCTTCCACTTCCTCCGCTcgtgctgctactgctcgaTGATTTCGATGATTTCGAGCTTTTGTCACGctgttttgcaaaatgaaacgaaattttACCCGTTTAGTTTGTAAAATTAAAGTACTAATCCAAAACAGGGCCACGAGTCCTTATTCCACCGAGACACTTACACTTTTACTATATTTATCCTTTTCCTTCGAACTGCTGCCCGAACTACCGCCACCACCAGTTCCGCCGGACGAGCCGGAACTGGTCTTGCTGGAACCACTGCCGCCCACACTTCCGGCAATGCCCGAGCCACCGATTCCACTGCCACCACTGTTGCTCACACTACCGCTGCCTCCGCTACCGGACATGCTTGAAACGCCCGACGAAGAGGACGAAGACGATGAGGTGGACATGGAGGAGTTGCCGGACATACCACCGGATCCGCTGGCCCCGGAACCACCACCCCCGCCGGACGCCAGCaccgaggacgaggaggacgacgaaAGCGATGCGCCGGAGCCCGATCCGCTCGAACTTTTCGACGCACTCGAGGACTTGCGCTGcttggaggaggaggacgatgacGAGGAAGAGGTAGACGATGAGCCGCCGACGCTCGGTTCGCCCGACAACCGGCTGCTGGCCTTGAGCCCActgctcgagctgctgctgccaccggccccactaccaccacccccaccaccaccgccaccacctccaccggtTCCACCTGATCCGGCCGCACTGCTGCTGGAGTGTTGCTGGGGTGGGGGCGgttccatttccttttccGGCGACGACGGTCCATCGCTCGAGTTGGCCTCGTGGCTGATGGGTTTGTAGGGTGGGATCGTTTTCACATTGCCTCCCTTTTTCTGCAACAGAACCAGAGGCAAAACATTCGTCAGAGCGGGTacgtaagaagaagaagaatagttCGGTGCACACTTACCAGTTTGCTGTAGTGGTGCTGGCAGTAGCCGCAGTACTTTACATTGTCCAGATAGTTGCCAGCTTCTTCACACAGCAGGCCGAGCTGCTGGGCGCAGGTGACGTGAAACTGTTGCTTGCAGCCCGATTTGTTGCACTGCATGCAGGCTCCTACGTTCGCACGGGACCCCTTGCCCATATCCTGACAGATGTAGCATGCTGTGGAATGACAAACGTCGATCAGCTGAGCCAAAATCCCCCGCGTCCAAAAAACGTCTCCTTCCACCGGCCTACTTACTCTTGTTGTATCGCTCCTGCGGGATCAGCTGCAGGATGATCGGCTCCATCGTCGTCACGTTCCCGAAACGCACCTCGGGAATGTACAGGGCGCAGACGACATGCGCCCATCCCTGGTTGTCCGTCCGCTTGAGCGCCCCATCGCGGGACGGGCACAGCTCGCAGCGCACCCGAGCCGGACGCTCCTGACTCTCACACTTCCGACAGTACCAAGGACCACTCGGCACGGTCACGATTCCGTAGCACGCCTGGTGCACGGCCACGGCACAGCTTTGACCATCGCAGTACACTAGCGGATTTTCCGACCAGCCGCGATCGTCTGAACAGACACAACATCCACCGACCATCTCCTTCATTCTGGTCCGTGGATTAAAGTAGACCCTTTTCCCATCCACTGAAATCGTATCAGTGCGCGCTGTTGGTgagcccaccaccaccaccaacagacCAGAGCTAGCACAGCACGCTACGCACGGATACGATTCGAAGATGGTGCTTTTAGTTCCGGTACGGCCACAAAATACAATCCAGAAAGCACTGCCAATCCTACAGGATACTCagttcactcactcacactaacacgcacgcacgcacacaagaACACGGGTTTATCGCGAGTTTATGTaagtgttttttcttcacacTAAACGGTATATTTCACGCACTCAACACTTTTCGTtcaagagtttttttttgtttgtttgtatgcatGGATCGTCTCTGTGCCAGATTCGCTGGCATGGCTACGGGAAGCGCCTTTCATGCACCTTTGCATTGCGCCAACCACGCTCTCCGGAGGGATGCACGAACGCGCACGCATTTACGCACGCAATCCAGCGACGCCTATGACGTTGCCCACCTCTACGAGCCTCCACGCAGCGATCCGGGGCACGGCGTGGTAATGCATATTTCTTTTCTCatcacggcagcagcagcagcagcatcatcctAACCACTGGAGCGGGCTTTCGCCTGCAGCGCGGCACACGAATGGTGGTGCATCGTTTTCCATGCTAGGtgggaggtgtgtgtgtgtgcgcgggtgtgtatgcgtgtggcTAGAACGGCGAATGGGGCGCgattgtatgtttgtgtgccaCTTCTTGTGCGCTTCAATCCCTCCCTGTCTTATTCAAACCCCCgcacaacaccacacacagcaGCTTTGGAGAAGGGAAGGAGGGGCTGGTGGGGGCGGGAGACGAGGTACATAAACACAGGCGACACACTCTCTAGCGTGGCAAGGAGGCGACACAACGTGACTGGCCGTGATGGCAGGACCGGAACAGCGAATTTGATGATTCTAATAATTTTCTTCCCCACCTCCtttcgcacaaacacacacacacctgcagCTAGGCGCGGGTCGTTTTCCTGCGACTTTTCTCCCTCGCACAAAACCCAACTACTCTGCTCGCGAGGGGCGGAAAGGGGGTGGCTTTGGCGTTTCCAGGGCGACACGTTGTAGGACGCGTTAAAATGGTCGTAAACGCGTTGAATTCCTTCCCGAGTACGGTTGGCGCGTTGTGCTGATGTAGAATCGGTCAGCAAATCGTGCCGAAGCTAGCTTGAAACACACTTTTAGACAACAGCTTCCTTACTGTTGTGCAAAATAACAATCACACAAGATTCTCCATTTTATTTCTCCGCTTGACAATGCTGACCAGTGCTGCCAGCGGGTGTAATCAATTCGCTGTCATTTGCTGCCGTTTGACGGCTGGTCGCACAGTGGGAGTGCCGTATGTCATTTAGCGAGATTGTCACAGAGCACCCTCAAAACACACCAACGGAATGGAGAATTTTGTTCTGTTGCTATATTTAGCAATGCTTTAACCGATAC contains:
- the LOC120898304 gene encoding mucin-19 isoform X1; the encoded protein is MKEMVGGCCVCSDDRGWSENPLVYCDGQSCAVAVHQACYGIVTVPSGPWYCRKCESQERPARVRCELCPSRDGALKRTDNQGWAHVVCALYIPEVRFGNVTTMEPIILQLIPQERYNKTCYICQDMGKGSRANVGACMQCNKSGCKQQFHVTCAQQLGLLCEEAGNYLDNVKYCGYCQHHYSKLKKGGNVKTIPPYKPISHEANSSDGPSSPEKEMEPPPPQQHSSSSAAGSGGTGGGGGGGGGGGGSGAGGSSSSSSGLKASSRLSGEPSVGGSSSTSSSSSSSSSKQRKSSSASKSSSGSGSGASLSSSSSSSVLASGGGGGSGASGSGGMSGNSSMSTSSSSSSSSGVSSMSGSGGSGSVSNSGGSGIGGSGIAGSVGGSGSSKTSSGSSGGTGGGGSSGSSSKEKDKYSKSRDKSSKSSKSSSSSSTSGGSGSNFNNSTSTSSSAGGSSSQSKDVDMGGTAGSSSGSMGALGANASSQSSSQSGYSSTAGGGGSGPGGSSSSSSGSSSNSSSKHHSDKPDKGSGGGGGSSQGGGPLSTNSGVGSGRAASLSPAAIPTTLIIKPPQDHTGGSGKEPLSKEAIAKMSTSSNFTETIVVNSESVFNHAGSGSGNAGSTSVIESGKLAMGGSGGASSGGSGGSYGGSTGPTGGSSTGSSSSSSGGKKRKADARSTSTSSVSSSEMLDANRDLIRDVAVSLVPLSLSKNDHIDPSSIAAHEKSVKKAKTETSSPLPHPATALPAPEPNLQNVTPNLIQSAHTSSIISSASSSSASSSSSGKHQQQQQQQQHHHHQPTPHSPQQPASSQHTPSLVVSVPLSTATVPGVNLPASNNSNSSSHTGSSSSSSSSSNVNHSASSNSNSTPNIVSPGHHQGSDRGGGGGGSHINNNNNSNSNSGGNSNLYQQISHRAGDQLMNASTNRSSPVIQQQSTAQNIIQSSSSSSSTAGSSSSSTSGPSIGHHHLERQSPSMRSSPAGVTTGGANVITSLHHSQSQQPDLLSPAGGGATVLQSVSPVPMSTIQRTSSPSTLHAGDNSSSGGGGGGLKFGYEKQAPTTNARIAALQEEEASTGRRSRYGSHSRERSGGNGGNNSTGGAGNTGVGGGVSSGGSGGGGKTRTSKKRSQQQQQQQQQQQQQSQLPPDRGSPSIGIESSASGGSHRRGSSPSPSRRSSHGGGGGSGQSYSYGPAVDRNVDDHSPSQYHPSSSGGSNAPAAGGNNASNNGSVLSMAAGTGSATASVVVGNSSSQNSHHHQHLTPHQQQQQQQQQHSHHHHHHQPQQQQQQHHHQQHHQHHQHSHHQQHSAAMGDKLSSGGGTSAAPSSLHYSTGSSHSASSQHSSSAIANSNASNVTSTISSVASNTGPGATAAAAAAAASVATSSIASMSASSSTSSTAHSNNSSTSAAARNDGGSSSAGVHPVIEMAGSHGGSQSYQHQHHHHHTSGGIISGYSQNASSNSSASIKSHQNTNNGSNMESFHQQQQHHHHHQQQQYHGGGSGSHSVLSGSGNSGNSSISISSNSNNLSSNNNTSTITTTTTTNTTNITTTSNSSSNSGNNSNSKNTTIISSNSGNLSGTAGNSNTNNSTGSNHNLSNSSSSSSSGGTIVTAAANPNKKHRGASHHPSIVELSPSPSTSRTPEMIVSSGGVPYSMSSTMTAASSSSYGGSSGGGGGGLKFSYEAQPTNPLAAVSTASMMGSSGSVIAAPQVKDSPPSSPGSDAGGSTAGTAIVSGRGTKRNRKMSSNAAAVNSGAGAVPTTSVAGQTGGPSIVPASIVAGGSADAKDGKLFQNGGSSSAAAGGSVVSATHMLGNQLNPSSSVAQKMSDQLSMEIEAHAYVPGPIDAVPTLMGPQFPGKNRTNNSQSMPVGAGGGGNSLSSMLTGGATATANGNTPQSLEQLLERQWEQGSQFLMEQAQHFDIASLLSCLHQLRSENIRLEEHVNNLVARRDHLLAVNARLAIPLNPTAALGGVGMIGGSGGSGPGAGGAATGGAGVGGAGIGSLPGQFNNIHGNGPIDANVITNASAVSNRSSRGQHGPNQQQPGQQGPAGHFGSVVGSNASGGGLPQENGIDFRHTNSSHPATNSASIRRNSPSSQPFPSATTATGGGGGGGTTRGAPSTNSSSANNSTVQVQATGGTGSGEPVLPSTTGTTGRSSTLRPSSGLANVSSTGSNSSTGSSSSNNSNSISTGNGPTPAIGGGAGLNSSTVGPPAGTYHQATREQQQQTIYNTAHQPTHQLRRDDIPLLLEHHQQEHLHHHAHSQPSHHQQQHHHHHQPPVASLPPLPPLPPTQAPLHLHPSVTGTAATLPPSSQGHSQQNHQHHHQQQQQSSSSSSSIMPQLNHPSSPQVLVSRVGVAPVTSSSIRTAPTAAAAAHVPPRSVSSNHHHHHQQQQQQQQSHHHPQHHHHHLHQHASHPYMHGNHLQQHRSASPPPTGSGHGPTTHPHHQLQHHHGTLNSIDGPMAGRGAAITTTPPPPPAPSQPAVVVVDRMMSGHSHRPPAH
- the LOC120898304 gene encoding mucin-19 isoform X9, which gives rise to MKEMVGGCCVCSDDRGWSENPLVYCDGQSCAVAVHQACYGIVTVPSGPWYCRKCESQERPARVRCELCPSRDGALKRTDNQGWAHVVCALYIPEVRFGNVTTMEPIILQLIPQERYNKTCYICQDMGKGSRANVGACMQCNKSGCKQQFHVTCAQQLGLLCEEAGNYLDNVKYCGYCQHHYSKLKKGGNVKTIPPYKPISHEANSSDGPSSPEKEMEPPPPQQHSSSSAAGSGGTGGGGGGGGGGGGSGAGGSSSSSSGLKASSRLSGEPSVGGSSSTSSSSSSSSSKQRKSSSASKSSSGSGSGASLSSSSSSSVLASGGGGGSGASGSGGMSGNSSMSTSSSSSSSSGVSSMSGSGGSGSVSNSGGSGIGGSGIAGSVGGSGSSKTSSGSSGGTGGGGSSGSSSKEKDKYSKSRDKSSKSSKSSSSSSTSGGSGSNFNNSTSTSSSAGGSSSQSKDVDMGGTAGSSSGSMGALGANASSQSSSQSGYSSTAGGGGSGPGGSSSSSSGSSSNSSSKHHSDKPDKGSGGGGGSSQGGGPLSTNSGVGSGRAASLSPAAIPTTLIIKPPQDHTGGSGKEPLSKEAIAKMSTSSNFTETIVVNSESVFNHAGSGSGNAGSTSVIESGKLAMGGSGGASSGGSGGSYGGSTGPTGGSSTGSSSSSSGGKKRKADARSTSTSSVSSSEMLDANRDLIRDVAVSLVPLSLSKNDHIDPSSIAAHEKSVKKAKTETSSPLPHPATALPAPEPNLQNVTPNLIQSAHTSSIISSASSSSASSSSSGKHQQQQQQQQHHHHQPTPHSPQQPASSQHTPSLVVSVPLSTATVPGVNLPASNNSNSSSHTGSSSSSSSSSNVNHSASSNSNSTPNIVSPGHHQGSDRGGGGGGSHINNNNNSNSNSGGNSNLYQQISHRAGDQLMNASTNRSSPVIQQQSTAQNIIQSSSSSSSTAGSSSSSTSGPSIGHHHLERQSPSMRSSPAGVTTGGANVITSLHHSQSQQPDLLSPAGGGATVLQSVSPVPMSTIQRTSSPSTLHAGDNSSSGGGGGGLKFGYEKQAPTTNARIAALQEEEASTGRRSRYGTPEMIVSSGGVPYSMSSTMTAASSSSYGGSSGGGGGGLKFSYEAQPTNPLAAVSTASMMGSSGSVIAAPQVKDSPPSSPGSDAGGSTAGTAIVSGRGTKRNRKMSSNAAAVNSGAGAVPTTSVAGQTGGPSIVPASIVAGGSADAKDGKLFQNGGSSSAAAGGSVVSATHMLGNQLNPSSSVAQKMSDQLSMEIEAHAYVPGPIDAVPTLMGPQFPGKNRTNNSQSMPVGAGGGGNSLSSMLTGGATATANGNTPQSLEQLLERQWEQGSQFLMEQAQHFDIASLLSCLHQLRSENIRLEEHVNNLVARRDHLLAVNARLAIPLNPTAALGGVGMIGGSGGSGPGAGGAATGGAGVGGAGIGSLPGQFNNIHGNGPIDANVITNASAVSNRSSRGQHGPNQQQPGQQGPAGHFGSVVGSNASGGGLPQENGIDFRHTNSSHPATNSASIRRNSPSSQPFPSATTATGGGGGGGTTRGAPSTNSSSANNSTVQVQATGGTGSGEPVLPSTTGTTGRSSTLRPSSGLANVSSTGSNSSTGSSSSNNSNSISTGNGPTPAIGGGAGLNSSTVGPPAGTYHQATREQQQQTIYNTAHQPTHQLRRDDIPLLLEHHQQEHLHHHAHSQPSHHQQQHHHHHQPPVASLPPLPPLPPTQAPLHLHPSVTGTAATLPPSSQGHSQQNHQHHHQQQQQSSSSSSSIMPQLNHPSSPQVLVSRVGVAPVTSSSIRTAPTAAAAAHVPPRSVSSNHHHHHQQQQQQQQSHHHPQHHHHHLHQHASHPYMHGNHLQQHRSASPPPTGSGHGPTTHPHHQLQHHHGTLNSIDGPMAGRGAAITTTPPPPPAPSQPAVVVVDRMMSGHSHRPPAH